In the Granulosicoccus antarcticus IMCC3135 genome, GACAGTGCTGAAATCAACCAGAAGTACTCGACTCTGATCGATCAAGGTGTGGTGAGTTGGGGGCTGGATCGGATATCCGTATTGACCAGAAAGTCAGAATCCGATAAGGCACGTTCACGACTGAGTGACCCGTTGTCAGTTCTCTGTGCCTCTGTAAAACTGTACCTGAACGATGGTCGTGCTGAAGTGAGCAATGGCGTGATCATCGAACTTCCACAGAACACCCTGTACAGCTCAGGTTATATCAATCTCTATAATGAGAAGATGGGCTTCGCCTTGCGAGCCAAGAAAAAAAGTCTTTTTGAGTGGAGTGCTATTTCCATTGCCCGGTTTGCCGAGATCAGTGGAACTCTGGCCAAACCGTCGGTGACTCTGAACAAGAACGAACTGGCCAAACAAGGCATTCTGTCCACCTCATCCATCATGTGGGGGCCGCTACCTTCGCTTGTCTATACTCTGGCAGAATCGGGCGTGAATAACAGTCAAAGCAAGAAATGCCGCAAGTCCATCGAATAGATCCTAGAACAAGGTTCTGGCGACGTAAGACCAGAACAGCAGCGTCAGGGGGCCAACCAGCGTCGAGAGCAAAAGTGTGTTCGAGGCGACAGCTTCGCCGGTACCGAAGCGTGTAGCCAACAGGTAGGGGTTGATGCCGGTAGGCATGGCAGCAGCGACAATAACGATATGGGCCTGCAATTCAGAGAGGCCAAAAGCCAGGGATGCCAGTGTTGCCAAAGCGGGCATCAACAGTAGCTTTAAGGTAGTCATTGTTGCGGCCTGTGGCACGTTGCGGGCGATGCCGAAGCGACGCAGACTGAGACCGAGTGATATCAACGCCAGAGTACCCGCCACGGCTGCGAGGCGGTCAATCAATTCGCTGACAAAGCCGGGTAGCTCAAAGGGCAGGAATCGCCAGATCACGCCAGCCAGTATGCCGAGTATGAGTGGGTTGGAGGCGAGTGAGATCAGGACTCGACGTAGCGTGATCACCAGACTGGTCTGCTGTTCGCGCAAGCCATCGAGTATTTCTGCCCGCTCGTTGAGGATCACAGAGCTTGTCATCATGATTGGCAGGTGAATTGCCAGAATCAAAGACAGCGTTTCCGTACCTGCTTGCCCGAACAGTGCAAAAATCACCGGCAGCCCCAGTAGTAACAGGTTGGAGAAGCTTGCAGACAAGCCGGCCACCACACCGGAACGGGCATCACGATGGAATCCTCGTCGGATGATGAGCGTTGCCACCACCCAAGTAAGTAAAATAGAGGAGAAGTAGGCTGCCCAGAGACCCAGTGGCTTGACACTCCCCAGGTCGACTTGTGACAGGGTGCGGAAGAGCAGCGCGGGAATGGCTACTGCCACCACAAAATCTCCCAAGGCTTCGCCGGCCCCTTCGCGCAATATGCCACGCCAGGCAAGCAGATAGCCGATTGCGACCAGGCTGAACACTAACGCGAGTGTATTGACAATTCCCATGGACTGAAGCGACCCCTGTCGTTACGGCGCCGTCAATTTGATGATGGCAGGCTGAGGCCGTTTGGCAGATTGTAGCAATTCCGGGGCTGCAGGATAATACCTTTGCGAGTCTCAAGCATCATGGGTCGAGGGCATCAGCGCGAATTGTTCCGCGCGTGTCAGACGGTGCCAGCTTACCCGTAAGTCATTTTTGCGTAAAACTTACAGGCTCGTTCGATTGCCACTAATACTGTTAATTTATATACTGTATAAAATAACTGTAGATATGAAGTTATGTCAACTATCAAGACGCATCCGATCGCGCCCATACCGGAAGTCCCGCTGAAGCTTCAGGGCAAGCTGGCGATTCTTGCCGATGCGGCCAAATACGACGCATCCTGCTCATCCAGTGGCACCGAGTCCCGAAATTCTCTGGATGGCACGGGCGTGGGTTCTACCGGGGGGGCGGGTATTTGTCATTCCTATGCACC is a window encoding:
- a CDS encoding AEC family transporter, which codes for MGIVNTLALVFSLVAIGYLLAWRGILREGAGEALGDFVVAVAIPALLFRTLSQVDLGSVKPLGLWAAYFSSILLTWVVATLIIRRGFHRDARSGVVAGLSASFSNLLLLGLPVIFALFGQAGTETLSLILAIHLPIMMTSSVILNERAEILDGLREQQTSLVITLRRVLISLASNPLILGILAGVIWRFLPFELPGFVSELIDRLAAVAGTLALISLGLSLRRFGIARNVPQAATMTTLKLLLMPALATLASLAFGLSELQAHIVIVAAAMPTGINPYLLATRFGTGEAVASNTLLLSTLVGPLTLLFWSYVARTLF